One window of Brevibacterium pigmentatum genomic DNA carries:
- a CDS encoding iron-siderophore ABC transporter substrate-binding protein: MSVPHSRRAVIAGALVALSLTATACGQGSQAAEESGSANFETVKIKHALGEAVIESEPERVVTLGQGSTETAIALGKTPVGMEEYAWGSDDTGYMPWIYEAVKDKGEELPEQFQGDTELDVEAIAELEPDVILAPWSGITADQYKQLDAIAPTVAYPKQPWTIEWDEQITTIGKALGQEKESEGLVDDIKTQLKEAKREEYKDLTFSYIYNSGPGTLGVFYPTEQRVAMVSALGLTPDPVIEELKKEYDEPGTDSALIGLENADKLNDSDLIFTFYSDEKNKKEIESQGLYANIPAIKSGAVVASEDQAFVTGSSIINPLTVPWTLERYVPMIDKAVKKIDK, encoded by the coding sequence ATGTCAGTTCCGCACAGCCGCCGGGCCGTCATCGCCGGAGCGCTCGTCGCGCTCTCGCTCACCGCCACCGCCTGCGGGCAGGGATCCCAGGCCGCGGAGGAGTCCGGGTCCGCGAATTTCGAGACCGTGAAGATCAAGCACGCACTCGGTGAGGCGGTCATCGAGTCCGAGCCCGAGCGCGTCGTCACCCTCGGTCAGGGATCGACGGAGACCGCGATCGCTTTGGGCAAGACTCCGGTCGGCATGGAGGAATACGCCTGGGGATCCGACGACACCGGCTACATGCCGTGGATCTACGAAGCTGTGAAGGACAAGGGTGAGGAGCTGCCGGAGCAGTTCCAGGGCGATACCGAACTCGACGTCGAGGCCATCGCCGAACTCGAACCCGACGTCATCCTCGCTCCCTGGTCCGGAATCACGGCCGATCAGTACAAGCAGCTCGACGCCATCGCCCCGACCGTCGCCTACCCGAAGCAGCCGTGGACCATCGAATGGGATGAGCAGATCACCACGATCGGCAAGGCGCTCGGTCAGGAGAAGGAATCCGAAGGGCTCGTCGACGACATCAAGACGCAGCTGAAAGAGGCGAAGCGAGAGGAGTACAAGGACCTCACGTTCTCCTATATCTACAACTCCGGCCCCGGCACCCTCGGCGTCTTCTATCCCACCGAGCAGCGCGTGGCGATGGTCTCCGCGCTCGGACTGACTCCGGACCCGGTCATCGAGGAGCTGAAGAAGGAGTACGACGAGCCGGGAACGGATTCTGCTCTCATCGGTTTGGAGAACGCGGACAAGCTCAACGACTCGGACCTCATCTTCACCTTCTACTCCGATGAGAAGAACAAGAAGGAGATCGAATCGCAGGGACTGTACGCGAACATTCCGGCCATCAAGTCCGGAGCCGTCGTGGCCTCGGAAGACCAGGCCTTCGTCACCGGATCCTCGATCATCAACCCGCTCACCGTCCCGTGGACGTTGGAGCGCTATGTGCCGATGATCGACAAAGCCGTGAAGAAGATCGACAAGTAA
- a CDS encoding Ig-like domain-containing protein: MSTKIQGAIAALSALALLTACTPSSDDPDATRNGANKTAEAAADPVFRVGAITTEAAESASESTPTAEPSDAATSTAEPSQSTDAATSLPGAGDFGEVTESGDEIDLEAGQRIGISVENADLSDISVTEEAHPRIAHDPGTFFDASGTALESDEEAEAGSSTPTSTESEPTDGESKGSDSEKENNAEAVSAPDESAAWISTYGLVADSEYTVKATATTADGDEVDLNATIAVGASDGQPMSVRTTLADDQTVGVAAPIMLNFGSTVSEDFRDDVERRLSVKVTDENGKERKVEGSWGWLYDDPQSRLHFRPKEFWPAHSKVSVDVPLKDVPTGENSVGQNDLTLDFEIGRKQVTKADVKTHRMTVTRDGKQVMDFPASLGAPKSPSYNGTHVVMSKAADYTMTSERWDYETDVQWAVRIHNNGEFIHAAPWSAGVQGSQNVSHGCINLTTERAKQYYDSAIFGDPVEVTGSHVSLSTNDSDISDWVYSWDEWKKLSALD, translated from the coding sequence TTGTCCACGAAGATCCAAGGGGCCATTGCCGCCCTTTCGGCACTGGCTCTGCTCACGGCGTGCACGCCGTCGAGCGACGATCCCGACGCGACCCGCAACGGCGCGAACAAGACCGCCGAGGCAGCCGCGGATCCCGTATTCCGCGTCGGAGCCATCACCACCGAGGCCGCAGAATCCGCGTCCGAATCGACGCCGACCGCGGAGCCCAGCGACGCTGCAACTTCCACTGCTGAACCGAGCCAGTCCACCGATGCGGCCACGTCGCTGCCCGGCGCCGGGGACTTCGGCGAAGTAACCGAATCCGGCGACGAGATCGACCTGGAAGCCGGCCAGCGGATCGGCATCTCCGTCGAGAACGCCGACCTCAGTGACATCTCCGTCACCGAGGAGGCCCACCCCCGGATCGCGCACGATCCCGGCACCTTCTTCGATGCCTCCGGCACCGCACTCGAGTCCGACGAGGAGGCCGAGGCCGGTTCGTCGACACCGACCTCCACCGAATCCGAGCCCACCGACGGTGAGTCGAAGGGCAGCGATTCAGAGAAAGAGAACAACGCCGAGGCGGTCTCCGCCCCGGATGAGTCCGCCGCGTGGATCTCGACTTACGGCCTCGTCGCCGACAGCGAATACACCGTGAAAGCCACCGCCACCACTGCCGATGGCGACGAAGTCGACCTCAACGCGACGATCGCCGTCGGCGCCAGCGACGGGCAACCGATGTCGGTGCGCACAACGCTCGCAGACGATCAGACCGTCGGCGTCGCCGCCCCCATCATGCTTAACTTCGGCTCCACCGTGTCCGAGGACTTCCGTGACGATGTCGAACGCCGCCTCTCAGTCAAGGTCACCGACGAGAACGGCAAGGAGCGCAAAGTCGAAGGCTCGTGGGGCTGGCTCTATGACGACCCACAGTCACGACTGCACTTCCGTCCGAAGGAATTCTGGCCGGCTCATTCGAAGGTCTCCGTCGACGTTCCGCTCAAGGACGTGCCGACCGGTGAGAACAGCGTGGGCCAGAACGATCTCACCCTCGACTTCGAGATCGGACGCAAGCAGGTCACCAAGGCCGACGTGAAGACACATCGCATGACCGTCACCCGTGACGGCAAGCAGGTCATGGACTTCCCGGCCTCCCTCGGCGCGCCGAAGTCCCCCTCGTACAACGGCACGCATGTGGTGATGTCGAAGGCCGCCGACTACACGATGACCTCCGAGCGGTGGGACTACGAGACCGATGTCCAGTGGGCCGTGCGCATCCACAACAACGGGGAATTCATCCACGCCGCCCCGTGGTCGGCAGGCGTCCAGGGCTCGCAGAACGTCTCGCACGGCTGCATCAACCTCACTACCGAACGGGCGAAGCAGTACTACGACTCCGCGATCTTCGGTGATCCCGTCGAGGTCACCGGTTCACATGTGAGCTTGTCGACCAACGACAGCGACATCTCGGACTGGGTCTACTCCTGGGATGAATGGAAGAAGCTGAGCGCCCTCGATTGA
- a CDS encoding RNA polymerase sigma factor — MDRPRQAEDQPRLNLAEAARRPETDPPHQGGFESARRTVEATWRIEAARIIAAVTRYVGDFALAEDFAQEAFADALRTWPESGSPRNPAAWLTTAAKRKAIDHWRRRDRFDDRVADLGRDLLATTRSVGTAAAASTVGSSRPGPRPTEIPDPATAGADLPWDPDTIDDDVLRLLFISAHPALAREAQLALTLRVVGGLTTEQIARAFLLPIPTVQQRIVRAKKVLAKAEVRFELPPANEWGDRLSGVLGSLYLMFSEGHVATSGSDWMRPELALDALRLVRVAAGLLPREPEVHGLVALMAFTASRFPARLDRTGAPVLLADQDRTRWDRSLIRLGHASLNRSTDLREARGTYTIQAQIAAVHASARTIADTDWERIVALYGDLGSIRPSAITDLNQAIAIAEARGPAAGLERVDAIAESGVLSRYHLIPSVRGELLARLGDVAEARDELLRAAKLATNDRERAVLEDKARQLR; from the coding sequence ATGGATCGACCAAGGCAAGCTGAAGACCAGCCGCGGCTGAACCTCGCCGAGGCGGCACGCCGACCCGAGACGGACCCGCCCCACCAGGGCGGGTTCGAATCGGCGCGGCGGACCGTCGAAGCGACGTGGCGAATCGAGGCGGCACGGATCATCGCTGCCGTGACCCGCTATGTCGGCGATTTCGCCCTCGCCGAGGACTTCGCCCAGGAAGCCTTCGCCGACGCGCTGCGTACCTGGCCGGAGTCCGGCTCTCCCCGCAACCCTGCGGCCTGGCTGACGACCGCGGCTAAGCGGAAGGCGATCGACCATTGGCGCAGACGGGACCGTTTCGACGACCGCGTCGCGGACCTCGGCCGTGACCTCCTCGCCACCACCCGGAGCGTCGGGACGGCCGCAGCTGCCTCGACGGTGGGCAGCTCACGCCCCGGACCTCGACCGACCGAGATCCCCGACCCAGCCACGGCCGGTGCCGACCTGCCGTGGGATCCGGACACGATCGATGACGACGTGCTCCGCCTCCTCTTCATCTCCGCCCACCCCGCACTCGCCCGCGAGGCGCAGCTGGCGCTGACTCTGCGCGTCGTCGGCGGTCTGACGACGGAGCAGATCGCCCGTGCATTCCTCCTGCCAATCCCGACCGTCCAACAGCGCATCGTCCGGGCGAAGAAGGTGCTTGCGAAGGCCGAGGTCCGCTTCGAACTCCCACCTGCGAACGAATGGGGCGACCGCCTCAGCGGAGTCCTCGGGTCCCTCTACCTCATGTTCTCCGAAGGCCACGTCGCCACGTCCGGCTCCGATTGGATGCGGCCCGAGCTCGCTCTCGACGCCCTCCGCCTCGTTCGCGTGGCCGCCGGGCTCCTCCCCCGCGAACCCGAAGTCCACGGTCTCGTCGCACTCATGGCTTTCACTGCCTCTCGCTTCCCCGCCCGGCTCGATCGAACCGGGGCTCCGGTCCTGCTCGCCGACCAGGATCGGACCCGGTGGGACCGCAGCCTCATCCGCCTCGGGCACGCTTCACTCAACCGGTCGACAGATCTGCGCGAGGCCCGTGGAACGTACACGATCCAGGCCCAGATCGCTGCGGTACACGCCTCCGCCCGCACCATCGCCGACACCGACTGGGAGCGCATCGTCGCCCTCTACGGCGACCTCGGCAGCATCAGGCCCTCAGCAATCACCGATCTCAATCAGGCGATCGCCATCGCCGAGGCCAGGGGGCCGGCCGCCGGGCTCGAGAGAGTCGATGCCATCGCCGAATCCGGCGTGCTTTCCCGCTACCACCTCATACCCAGCGTCCGCGGAGAGCTTCTGGCCCGCCTCGGCGACGTTGCGGAGGCCCGCGACGAACTCCTCCGCGCAGCAAAGCTGGCGACGAACGACCGCGAACGCGCCGTCCTCGAAGACAAGGCGCGGCAGCTGCGCTGA
- a CDS encoding YciI family protein — MKYMLIMRAVDQRAVENFESTDFNEVIAAMGAYNESMVDAGVLADGAGLSDAEEGSVVDFSDDDPVVTDGPYGELRELFNGFWVVDVSTKEEAIEWAKRAPLGPGSQLEVRRINDIDDFPQDNEWIQKEQEWIDQGKLKTSRG; from the coding sequence ATGAAATACATGCTCATCATGCGCGCAGTCGATCAGCGAGCCGTCGAGAATTTTGAGAGCACCGATTTCAACGAAGTCATCGCCGCCATGGGCGCCTACAACGAGTCGATGGTCGACGCCGGGGTACTCGCCGACGGCGCCGGACTCTCCGATGCCGAAGAAGGGTCCGTCGTCGACTTCTCCGACGACGACCCGGTCGTCACCGATGGCCCCTACGGCGAGCTGCGTGAACTCTTCAACGGCTTCTGGGTCGTCGACGTCTCGACCAAGGAGGAGGCGATCGAGTGGGCCAAGCGCGCACCGCTCGGCCCCGGCTCCCAATTGGAGGTCCGCCGTATCAACGACATCGACGACTTCCCACAGGACAACGAGTGGATCCAGAAAGAACAGGAATGGATCGACCAAGGCAAGCTGAAGACCAGCCGCGGCTGA